From Lysobacter silvisoli, the proteins below share one genomic window:
- a CDS encoding bifunctional helix-turn-helix transcriptional regulator/GNAT family N-acetyltransferase — MPVAAAEVDAVRAFNRYYTRRIGVLQEDLLDSPFPLTQARVLYELAQHEPVAARTIGEALGLDAGYLSRILQAFARAGLVEKARSGDDARSYLLRLTAQGREAFARLDRSSHEAIEKMLAALPPLRRARLLHAVAEIETALSPQTQSDAQRLTVREYGIGDLGWAIERHGRLYAEEYGWNGEFEALVAKLFADFATDHDRERERCWIAELDGERVGCVFVIRNRDHTDTAQLRCLLVDPRGRGLGVGRRLVETCLDFARAAGYRRMRLWTNDILVAARRIYEGCGFGLVEQYPHHSFGHDLTAQVWERDLD, encoded by the coding sequence ATGCCCGTCGCCGCTGCCGAAGTCGATGCCGTCCGCGCCTTCAACCGCTACTACACCCGCCGCATCGGCGTGCTGCAGGAAGACCTGCTCGACAGCCCCTTCCCGCTGACCCAGGCGCGCGTGCTGTACGAGCTGGCGCAACACGAACCGGTGGCCGCGCGCACGATCGGCGAAGCGCTGGGCCTGGATGCGGGCTACCTGAGCCGGATTCTGCAGGCCTTCGCCCGCGCCGGCCTGGTCGAGAAGGCGCGCTCCGGCGACGACGCGCGCAGTTATCTGCTGCGGCTCACCGCGCAGGGCCGCGAGGCGTTCGCACGCCTGGACCGCAGTTCGCACGAGGCTATCGAGAAGATGCTGGCGGCGTTGCCGCCGCTGCGCCGCGCGCGGCTGCTGCACGCGGTGGCGGAGATCGAAACCGCGCTGTCGCCGCAGACTCAGAGCGATGCGCAGCGCCTCACCGTTCGCGAGTACGGCATCGGCGACCTGGGCTGGGCGATCGAGCGCCACGGCCGCTTGTACGCCGAGGAATACGGCTGGAACGGCGAGTTCGAAGCGCTGGTGGCCAAACTGTTCGCCGATTTCGCGACCGATCACGACCGCGAGCGCGAACGCTGCTGGATCGCCGAGTTGGACGGCGAGCGCGTGGGCTGCGTGTTCGTGATCCGCAACCGCGACCACACCGACACCGCGCAGCTGCGCTGCCTGCTGGTGGACCCGCGCGGGCGCGGCCTGGGCGTGGGCCGGCGCCTGGTCGAGACCTGCCTGGATTTCGCCCGCGCGGCCGGCTACCGGCGCATGCGGCTGTGGACCAACGACATCCTGGTCGCGGCGCGGCGCATCTACGAGGGCTGCGGGTTTGGTCTGGTCGAGCAGTACCCGCACCACAGCTTCGGCCACGACCTGACCGCACAGGTGTGGGAGCGCGACTTGGACTGA
- a CDS encoding CinA family protein, producing MTDVSDAALQRLAERIGEAARSGHHMLVTAESCTGGWIAKTLTDIPGSSGWFECGLAAYSYEAKQALLSVRPQTLEQFGAVSRETVIEMVSGALANTGATVAVAVTGIAGPGGGTADKPVGTVWLAWKRRGGYPKAEVLHLDGDREAVRRQSVAAALQGLLGLME from the coding sequence ATGACCGACGTCTCCGATGCCGCCTTGCAACGTCTCGCCGAACGGATCGGCGAGGCCGCCCGATCGGGCCACCACATGCTGGTCACCGCCGAGAGCTGCACCGGCGGCTGGATCGCCAAGACCCTGACCGACATTCCCGGTTCCTCGGGCTGGTTCGAATGCGGCCTGGCCGCCTACAGCTACGAAGCCAAGCAGGCGTTGTTGAGCGTGCGCCCGCAGACGCTGGAGCAATTCGGCGCGGTCAGCCGCGAGACGGTGATCGAAATGGTCTCCGGCGCGCTGGCCAACACCGGCGCGACCGTGGCCGTGGCGGTCACCGGTATCGCCGGCCCCGGCGGCGGCACCGCCGACAAGCCGGTGGGCACGGTGTGGCTGGCCTGGAAGCGCCGCGGCGGCTATCCCAAGGCCGAGGTGCTGCACCTGGACGGCGACCGCGAGGCGGTGCGCCGGCAGAGCGTGGCGGCGGCGCTGCAGGGCTTGTTGGGATTGATGGAGTAG